Proteins from a genomic interval of Indicator indicator isolate 239-I01 chromosome 1, UM_Iind_1.1, whole genome shotgun sequence:
- the CRYZL1 gene encoding quinone oxidoreductase-like protein 1: MKALYCQQNSHGEEITFVFQERENLPPPGDNDVKVQVRACALSWIDTKFLSEIKLEKELLPVGREISGVVLEVGRKVTFFQPDDEVVGILPLDSEESGVCEAVLVHEHYLVRKPEKVCWVEAAGTVRDGVRAYTALHYLSQVSPGKTVLVMDGASPSGTIAIQLAQHRGAKVISTAYSLEDKQYLERLRPAVARVIDVSNGKIDVAESCLEETGGLGVDIVLDAGVKLYSAEDESTSKPHLLPHKHDIITLLGVGGHWITTEKNLQLDPPDSHSLFLKGATVSFLNDEIWNLSNIQQGKYLSILEDIMEKLSSSIFRPQLDEPIPLYEAKVSMEMVQKNQARKRQVIQF; the protein is encoded by the exons ATGAAGGCCTTGTATTGTCAGCAAAATTCGCATGGAGAGGAAATTACATTCGTCTTCCAGGAAAGA GAAAACCTTCCTCCTCCAGGAGACAATGATGTGAAAGTACAAGTTAGAGCCTGTGCACTGAGCTGGATAGATACAAAG TTTCTCTCAGAAATTAAACTGGAGAAGGAGCTTCTACCTGTTGGTCGAGAAATTTCTGGAGTTGTATTGGAAG TTGGAAGAAAGGTGACCTTTTTTCAGCCAGATGATGAAGTGGTAG GAATTTTACCCCTGGATTCTGAAGAGTCTGGTGTTTGTGAAGCTGTTCTAGTTCATGAGCATTATTTGG TTCGTAAACCAGAAAAGGTTTGCTGGGTTGAAGCAGCTGGGACTGTTCGCGATGGTGTCCGAGCCTACACAGCTTTACACTACCTTTCCCAAGTCTCTCCTGGAAAAACTGTCCTTGTAATGGATGGAGCAAGT CCATCTGGTACAATAGCTATTCAGttagcacagcacagaggagcTAAAGTAATCTCCACTGCATACAGTCTTGAAGATAAGCAGTACCTGGAGAGGCTTAGACCTGCTGTGG CTCGAGTGATAGATGTGTCAAATGGAAAGATAGATGTAGCAGAAAGCTGCTTGGAAGAAACAGGTGGCCTGGGAGTGGATATTGTTCTAGATGCTGGAG TGAAATTGTACAGTGCTGAGGATGAATCAACTTCAAAACCACATTTGCTGCCTCATAAGCATGATATAATTACTCTTCTTGGTGTTGGGGGACACTGGataaccacagaaaaaaatcttcag CTGGATCCTCCAGACAGTCATTCCTTGTTTCTTAAAGGAGCCACAGTCTCCTTTCTTAATGATGAGATATGGAACTTGTCCAATATACAGCAAGGGAAGTATCTCT CCATCTTAGAAGATATAATGGAGAAATTATCAAGTAGCATTTTCAG GCCTCAGCTGGATGAACCAATTCCTTTGTATGAAGCCAAAGTTTCTATGGAAATGGTTCAGAAGAATCAAGCACGAAAAAGACAAGTCATCCAGTTCTGA
- the DONSON gene encoding protein downstream neighbor of Son, which translates to MAAIAALPQHRPGAEFGPLRAKPGQSLPPGSCSPHRAAMAAPAVPGYSPGFKKPPAMVRLKRKRSRRSEPAASASPPCAAAPRVPSAPARRNPFSSLENAPRAAGTPKPLERARLPPSLAGESPSAVPFWQLLEPVCDDKPIPRPQPSDRTDILALTKDIHLPVAAPEVPSSPRHEFPADWSIKTRLLFMSSQPFTWTEHLKAQEEAQGFAQHCRATETNLPQSIQEPKLSTELRCAFQQSLVYWLHPSLPWLQMFPRIGADRKLVGKASPWSQDEALQQVLMSEWSVSFTSLYNLLRAKLCPYFYVCSYQFTVLFRAAGLAGSDVITAVISPTTRGLREAMRSEGIEFSLPLVEESRTRKQKNSDVNLETEAADGLEMSNSTEDGEEPAPSDDDDEASFSWLEEMGVQDKVKKPDAISIKLRKEKHEVHMDHKPESLALVKGTNTFTLLNFLINCKSLVAVAGPQAGLPPTLLSPVAFRGGTMQTLKARSVNAKARVQLAYEDISSLEIIGPVMPHTLHSLTMLLKSAQSGVFSAVLYTHEPTAVFNTNPDNARPALSKECIHKDLSACGLQPKTLDQLSQCPTLGKYSIRFLEMKDYAYTWKS; encoded by the exons ATGGCGGCGATTGCCGCCTTACCTCAGCACCGCCCAGGGGCGGAGTTCGGCCCTCTGCGCGCCAAGCCCGGACAGAGTCTCCCGCCTGGCAGCTGCTCACCGCACCGCGCCGCCATGGCTGCCCCAGCTGTGCCCGGCTACTCGCCCGGCTTCAAGAAGCCGCCGGCGATGGTACGGCTGAAGCGCAAACGGTCGCGCAGGAGCGAGCCTGCTGCCTCCGCTTCTCCGCCCTGCGCCGCTGCCCCGCGGGTCCCCTCCGCACCGGCCCGCCGAAAccccttttccagcctggaaaACGCGCCGCGGGCGGCCGGCACCCCCAAGCCGCTGGAGCGGGCCCGGCTGCCGCCGTCGCTGGCAGGAGAGTCCCCTTCGGCAGTGCCTTTCTGGCAG CTTTTAGAGCCTGTTTGTGACGATAAACCCATCCCAAGACCACAGCCTTCTGACAGAACTGATATCCTCGCCCTGACCAAA GACATTCATTTACCTGTTGCTGCACCTGAAGTTCCCTCCTCACCAAGACATGAATTTCCTGCAGACTGGAGTATTAAAACACGACTTCTGTTTATGTCTTCTCAACCTTTTACCTGGACAGAACATTTAAAAGCACAAGAGGAAGCTCAAGGATTTGCTCAACATTGTAGAGCTACAGAAACAAACTTGCCGCAGAGTATACAG GAACCAAAACTGTCAACAGAACTGCGTTGTGCCTTCCAGCAAAGCCTCGTTTACTGGCTGCACCCTTCACTGCCATGGCTGCAGATGTTCCCTCGGATTGGAGCAGATAGAAAACTAGTTGGAAAGGCTAGTCCTTGGTCACAGGATGAAGCCCTGCAGCAAGTTCTAATGAGTGAGTG GTCTGTCAGCTTCACTTCTCTGTACAATCTGCTCAGAGCCAAACTGTGTCCATACTTCTATGTGTGCAGCTACCAGTTCACTGTTCTGTTCCGTGCGGCTGGTCTTGCAGGAAGTGACGTTATCACAGCTGTCATTTCTCCCACAACGAGAGGTTTAAGGGAAGCCATGAGAAGTGAAG gcATAGAGTTTTCATTACCTTTGGTAGAGGAAAGTAGAACCAGGAAACAGAAAAACTCTGATGTCAACTTGGAAACAGAAGCTGCTGACGGCCTCGAAATGAGCAACAGCACAGAAGATGGAGA GGAGCCAGCTCcaagtgatgatgatgatgaagcaAGCTTCTCTTGGCTTGAGGAAATGGGAGTCCAAGACAAGGTTAAGAAACCAGATGCTATTTCTATTAAACT TCGTAAGGAGAAGCATGAGGTACACATGGATCACAAACCCGAATCCCTTGCATTAGTGAAAGGAACAAACACATTCACCTTGCTGAACTTCTTGATAAACTGCAAGAGCCTCGTGGCTGTTGCGGGTCCACAAGCAGGGCTTCCACCAACTTTATTGTCGCCTGTTGCTTTCCGAGGTGGAACAATGCAAACGCTCAAA GCTCGAAGTGTAAATGCCAAAGCCAGGGTCCAGTTGGCATATGAGGATATATCCAGTTTGGAGATCATAGGCCCTGTCATGCCTCACACCCTGCATTCACTGACCATGCTGCTCAAGTCTGCACAGAGTGGAGTGTTCTCTGCTGTCCTGTATACACATGAGCCAACTGCTGTGTTCAACACCAACCCTGACAATGCAAGACCTGCCTTAAGTAAG GAATGCATACACAAAGATCTTTCTGCGTGTGGACTGCAGCCTAAGACTTTGGATCAACTGAGTCAGTGTCCAACATTGGGAAAATACTCCATCCGATTTCTAGAAATGAAGGATTATGCTTATACCTGGAAGTCCTAG